One part of the Deinococcus budaensis genome encodes these proteins:
- a CDS encoding isochorismatase family protein: MTLTPVALVLLTAQRHHLEGRPDEQAVSRRWQARVEAARAAGQLIVHVQWDGAAGTPGETFSRGWVHHPDFRAEAGDLPLRAAGPDAFARTALDAELRGRAVRELHLLALPGAAALPTTERAARALGYAVQVLEGHAEAGAAASSPL; this comes from the coding sequence ATGACCCTCACGCCCGTGGCCCTGGTCCTGCTCACCGCCCAGCGCCACCACCTGGAAGGGCGGCCCGACGAGCAGGCCGTGTCGCGGCGCTGGCAGGCGCGGGTCGAGGCGGCGCGGGCGGCAGGACAGCTGATCGTGCACGTGCAGTGGGACGGGGCGGCAGGCACACCCGGCGAGACCTTCTCGCGCGGGTGGGTCCACCACCCCGACTTCCGCGCGGAGGCGGGCGACCTGCCGCTGCGGGCCGCCGGGCCGGACGCCTTTGCCCGCACCGCCCTGGACGCCGAGCTGCGGGGCCGCGCCGTGCGCGAACTGCACCTGCTGGCGCTGCCCGGCGCGGCGGCGCTGCCGACCACCGAACGCGCCGCCCGCGCCCTGGGCTACGCGGTGCAGGTGCTGGAGGGCCATGCGGAAGCCGGGGCCGCCGCCTCGTCTCCCCTCTGA